A genome region from Thermococcus onnurineus NA1 includes the following:
- a CDS encoding 30S ribosomal protein S24e produces MEIKVTEIKENKLLGRKEIYFDVIHEGEPTPSRKDVKGKLVAMLDLDPETTVLQYIKSYFGSRVSKGYAKAYESKERMLYIEPEYILVRDGIITKEEE; encoded by the coding sequence ATGGAGATTAAGGTTACCGAGATTAAGGAGAACAAGCTCCTCGGAAGAAAGGAGATATACTTCGACGTCATTCACGAGGGTGAGCCAACCCCGAGCAGGAAGGACGTCAAGGGCAAGCTCGTCGCCATGCTCGACCTCGACCCCGAGACTACCGTCCTCCAGTACATAAAGTCCTACTTCGGTAGCAGGGTCAGCAAGGGCTACGCTAAGGCTTATGAGAGCAAGGAGAGGATGCTCTACATAGAGCCCGAGTACATCCTTGTTAGGGACGGAATAATAACCAAGGAGGAGGAGTGA
- a CDS encoding S8 family peptidase — translation MVSKHAISALLLALLVLSLLAVPATAEKPEMIRVVVHIDKAQFKPNEVLGIGGHVIYQFKLIDAAVVEIPSTAVGKLRKLPGVKMVEFDHQAVLLGKPPGVGKPGSSQPAQTVPWGIERVQAPTVWSITDGSSNGVIEVAILDTGIDYDHPDLAANLAWGVSTLRGKVSTKSRDYYDQNGHGTHVAGTIAALNNDIGVVGVAPNVEIYAIRVLDASGRGSYTDIAIGIEQALLGPDGVLDVDGDGVIVGDPDDDAAEVISMSLGGSVNDQYLHDIIIQAYNYGVVIVAASGNEGASSPSYPAAYPEVIAVGASDISDQIAYFSNLQPEISAPGVDVLSTYPDDSYETLSGTSMATPHVSGVVALIQAAYYNKYGKVLPVGTFDDMSTSTVRGILHGTADDLGEAGWDIYYGYGIVRADLAVQAAIG, via the coding sequence ATGGTCAGTAAGCATGCGATCAGTGCGCTGCTTCTTGCCCTGCTGGTCTTGTCGCTGCTCGCGGTTCCGGCAACCGCGGAGAAGCCTGAGATGATCAGGGTGGTAGTGCACATTGATAAGGCCCAGTTCAAGCCGAACGAAGTCCTTGGAATTGGTGGCCACGTTATCTACCAGTTTAAGCTCATAGATGCCGCGGTTGTTGAGATACCCTCAACTGCGGTGGGCAAACTTAGAAAGCTACCGGGAGTCAAAATGGTTGAGTTCGATCATCAAGCGGTTCTCCTAGGAAAACCCCCGGGAGTCGGAAAGCCTGGGAGTTCCCAGCCTGCTCAGACGGTTCCGTGGGGAATTGAGCGTGTTCAGGCTCCAACCGTCTGGAGCATAACCGACGGCTCCAGCAACGGCGTCATTGAAGTTGCAATTCTCGATACTGGAATAGACTATGATCACCCAGATCTTGCGGCTAATCTGGCTTGGGGCGTTAGCACCTTGAGGGGCAAAGTTTCTACAAAGTCGAGAGACTACTACGACCAGAATGGCCACGGAACCCACGTCGCAGGAACCATAGCCGCCCTTAACAATGACATTGGCGTCGTCGGAGTCGCCCCGAACGTTGAGATATATGCAATCAGGGTCCTTGACGCCAGCGGAAGGGGTTCTTACACCGACATTGCCATTGGAATTGAGCAGGCCCTCCTCGGTCCCGATGGAGTTCTCGATGTCGATGGCGACGGAGTAATAGTCGGTGATCCCGATGACGACGCTGCCGAAGTCATAAGCATGTCCCTCGGTGGTTCGGTCAATGACCAGTACCTCCACGATATTATAATCCAAGCCTACAACTACGGTGTCGTCATCGTTGCCGCTAGCGGTAATGAGGGTGCATCCAGTCCCAGCTATCCGGCAGCTTATCCAGAGGTTATAGCCGTCGGTGCAAGCGACATCAGCGACCAGATTGCCTACTTCAGTAACCTCCAGCCCGAGATCAGCGCTCCTGGCGTTGATGTGCTCAGCACTTACCCGGACGATTCCTACGAGACCCTCAGCGGTACGAGCATGGCTACTCCGCACGTCAGCGGTGTTGTTGCCCTCATCCAGGCTGCCTACTACAACAAGTACGGCAAGGTTCTCCCAGTTGGAACCTTTGATGACATGAGTACCAGCACTGTCAGAGGAATCCTGCATGGCACTGCTGATGATCTCGGTGAAGCTGGTTGGGACATCTACTACGGTTATGGAATAGTAAGGGCTGACTTGGCAGTTCAGGCGGCCATCGGCTGA
- a CDS encoding glycosyltransferase, giving the protein MKVSVIVPTYNERDNLEELFERISTALTDYDYEIIVVDDDSPDKTWEFAQRLAEKYPVKAIRRTKEKGLSSAVIRGFKEASGDVFVVMDADLQHPPEVIPRLLEAIENGADIAIASRYVRGGGVKNWYWYRKLISKGAIMIGRIALPKIRDVKDPVSGFFALKREAVENAQLNPIGFKILMEILIKGNYKKVTEIPFTFGLRHAGESKLGGKTILNYLKHVYRLMKWEGELDRLIKFMIVGLLGVLVNQGFLWFFVSKLGWDKILANIPATELAILNNFTWNDLWTFRDLKMRPLHLRLLSFHLAALTGAVVQWIIYAGLVLLGMHYLLANMVGIVVSFIVRFLVNRHVTWG; this is encoded by the coding sequence ATGAAGGTCTCGGTGATAGTACCAACGTACAATGAGCGAGACAATCTTGAGGAACTCTTCGAGAGAATAAGCACAGCCCTTACTGATTACGATTATGAAATCATCGTTGTTGACGACGATTCCCCTGACAAAACCTGGGAATTTGCCCAGAGGCTCGCCGAAAAGTATCCAGTTAAGGCTATCCGCCGGACGAAGGAGAAGGGTCTCTCCTCAGCGGTCATCCGCGGCTTCAAGGAGGCGAGTGGCGACGTCTTCGTCGTGATGGATGCCGACCTGCAGCACCCTCCGGAGGTGATTCCCCGGCTGCTGGAGGCAATCGAGAACGGCGCGGACATAGCCATAGCCTCCCGCTACGTTAGGGGAGGAGGTGTTAAGAACTGGTACTGGTACAGGAAGCTTATCTCCAAAGGGGCCATAATGATCGGCCGCATCGCCCTGCCGAAGATAAGGGACGTTAAGGATCCCGTGAGCGGCTTCTTCGCCCTCAAAAGGGAAGCCGTCGAAAACGCCCAGCTCAACCCCATCGGCTTCAAGATACTTATGGAGATACTCATCAAGGGGAACTACAAGAAGGTTACTGAAATTCCATTCACCTTCGGCCTCAGACACGCCGGCGAGAGCAAGCTCGGCGGAAAGACGATACTCAATTACCTCAAGCACGTTTACAGGCTCATGAAGTGGGAGGGCGAGCTTGACAGGCTGATCAAGTTCATGATAGTTGGACTCTTGGGCGTTCTCGTGAACCAGGGATTTCTGTGGTTCTTTGTCTCCAAACTCGGCTGGGACAAGATACTGGCCAACATTCCGGCCACGGAGCTGGCCATACTCAATAACTTTACCTGGAACGACCTCTGGACGTTTAGGGATCTTAAGATGAGACCGCTTCATCTCCGACTCCTGAGCTTCCACCTGGCAGCGCTGACCGGAGCAGTTGTTCAGTGGATAATTTACGCTGGTCTGGTCCTCCTCGGGATGCACTACCTGCTGGCGAACATGGTCGGCATTGTGGTCTCTTTCATAGTCCGCTTCCTTGTGAACAGGCACGTTACTTGGGGCTGA
- a CDS encoding transcriptional regulator, translating into MSDVYEKLEALLRSLGLKRTELRIYRLLLEKSEPMRITEIQRELGISERSVREHVLSLYRKGILRRRLIEQGWLGYVYTAVTPSEVLEHIKENLVKRINELEKELKSPSGQRN; encoded by the coding sequence ATGAGCGACGTCTATGAGAAGCTCGAGGCGCTGCTGCGCTCACTGGGGCTCAAGAGGACGGAGCTGAGGATATACAGACTCCTTCTTGAGAAGAGCGAGCCTATGAGGATAACCGAAATCCAGAGAGAATTGGGAATAAGCGAGCGCTCAGTCAGAGAGCACGTGCTGAGCCTTTATCGCAAAGGTATCCTCAGGAGGAGACTGATAGAGCAGGGCTGGCTCGGCTACGTCTACACCGCCGTGACCCCAAGTGAGGTTCTCGAACACATTAAAGAGAACCTTGTAAAGAGAATAAACGAGCTGGAAAAAGAGCTGAAGAGTCCCTCAGGCCAGAGGAACTAG
- a CDS encoding SdpI family protein — translation MEWVELYIVMTLFVAGLLTLAFRNKRQYFIGFRIGYTYQSDDAWRKANTFAGIFTIALSLFLLVLAIAGVSLNVFVLVMIAGILLLLFLGTLIAKKAYEIEDLSNNAPERPTEPINVNVRPYIIVQLSAVVFYLVLTILLWDKLPEKVAIHFNASGEPDNFASKDVGAIILPLIAQVLPITMTLLLREPGFAPQLKFSEKGWMVFAELMTLVGAGIAAIASMALLYNAGLIPSNWITYGAFVFLTVTFVGISRTLSAR, via the coding sequence ATGGAGTGGGTAGAACTATACATCGTTATGACGCTCTTCGTTGCTGGTCTCTTGACCCTCGCCTTCAGAAACAAAAGGCAGTACTTCATAGGCTTCAGGATAGGCTACACCTATCAGTCAGACGATGCCTGGAGGAAGGCAAACACCTTCGCTGGAATATTCACGATAGCACTCTCGCTCTTCCTCCTCGTCCTGGCCATCGCGGGCGTTTCCCTCAACGTATTCGTCCTTGTCATGATAGCCGGCATCCTCCTGCTCCTTTTTCTTGGCACTTTAATTGCAAAGAAAGCCTACGAGATTGAGGATCTCTCTAATAATGCCCCGGAAAGACCAACTGAGCCCATAAATGTCAACGTCAGACCCTACATAATCGTTCAGCTCTCAGCAGTGGTTTTCTATCTCGTACTAACGATTCTCCTCTGGGACAAGTTGCCGGAAAAGGTAGCCATCCACTTCAACGCGAGCGGAGAACCGGACAACTTCGCATCTAAAGACGTGGGAGCAATTATCCTCCCCCTGATTGCCCAAGTCCTCCCAATCACGATGACCCTTCTCCTCAGGGAGCCGGGTTTTGCACCACAGCTTAAGTTCAGCGAGAAAGGCTGGATGGTCTTTGCAGAGCTGATGACACTCGTTGGAGCGGGAATCGCGGCGATAGCCTCAATGGCACTCCTCTACAATGCAGGCCTAATTCCAAGTAACTGGATAACCTACGGTGCCTTCGTATTCCTCACTGTGACCTTCGTCGGAATATCTAGGACACTATCGGCGAGGTGA
- a CDS encoding 30S ribosomal protein S27ae: MGQKWKLYEVQGGKVKRKNKFCPRCGPGVFMAEHKDRWSCGRCGYTEWKRK; encoded by the coding sequence ATGGGACAGAAGTGGAAGCTCTATGAGGTTCAGGGCGGTAAGGTCAAGAGGAAGAACAAGTTCTGCCCGCGCTGTGGTCCGGGTGTCTTCATGGCCGAGCACAAGGACCGCTGGAGCTGCGGAAGGTGCGGCTACACCGAATGGAAGAGGAAGTGA
- a CDS encoding inorganic diphosphatase, translating to MNPFHELEPGPEVPEVVYALIEIPKGSRNKYELDKKTGLLKLDRVLYSPFFYPVDYGIIPQTWYDDGDPFDIMVIMREPVYPLTIVEARPIGIMKMEDSGDKDWKVLAVPVEDPYFNDWKDIDDVPKAFLDEIAHFFQRYKELQGKVTTVEGWGTAEEAKREILRAIEMYKEKFGKKE from the coding sequence ATGAACCCGTTCCACGAGCTTGAGCCCGGACCGGAGGTTCCAGAGGTCGTTTACGCTCTTATAGAGATTCCGAAGGGAAGCAGGAACAAGTACGAGCTCGACAAGAAGACCGGCCTTCTCAAGCTTGATAGAGTGCTCTACAGCCCGTTCTTCTACCCGGTTGACTACGGAATCATCCCGCAGACCTGGTACGACGACGGCGACCCCTTTGACATAATGGTCATCATGCGCGAGCCGGTCTACCCGCTCACCATCGTCGAGGCCAGGCCGATAGGCATCATGAAGATGGAGGACAGCGGAGACAAAGACTGGAAGGTTCTCGCCGTTCCCGTCGAGGATCCGTACTTCAATGACTGGAAGGACATCGACGACGTTCCGAAGGCCTTCCTTGACGAGATAGCCCACTTCTTCCAGAGGTACAAGGAGCTCCAGGGCAAAGTCACCACCGTCGAAGGCTGGGGCACCGCCGAGGAGGCCAAGAGGGAAATCCTCAGGGCCATCGAGATGTACAAAGAGAAGTTCGGTAAGAAGGAGTGA
- a CDS encoding methyltransferase domain-containing protein gives MSLEELYRYLRWRMDPDDELAVGRFWGIMKVFEFMEGLLPEEPRVLDLCAGTGIAGAAAARATNAPLLTVLDARKEDLEKARKWIEIAGISPELRLVTGDVREVSKLVGEHDLALLWGLTMPHFDPFDVIRIFANVALSLNEDGVFVMEETDRVYGILYQVGYKDFLVESKTEDYTLISVHEGYNLKRGTFKRTYYKLPGFEKITEEEHRLWDLASQLAIGSIFFREWKLITRNEHGINGVSHLLYFRRPKKNTAREVLADF, from the coding sequence ATGTCACTGGAGGAGCTCTACCGCTACCTTCGTTGGAGAATGGATCCCGATGATGAGCTAGCAGTTGGGAGGTTCTGGGGGATAATGAAGGTTTTCGAGTTCATGGAGGGGCTCCTGCCAGAAGAGCCCAGAGTACTCGACCTCTGCGCCGGCACGGGGATTGCTGGGGCCGCTGCTGCTAGAGCCACTAATGCCCCGCTGCTAACGGTTCTGGACGCAAGGAAGGAGGATCTTGAGAAGGCCAGGAAGTGGATCGAGATAGCTGGGATAAGTCCTGAGCTCAGACTCGTCACCGGGGATGTGAGGGAAGTTTCAAAGCTCGTAGGAGAGCACGACCTGGCCCTGCTCTGGGGACTCACAATGCCGCACTTTGACCCCTTCGATGTGATAAGAATATTCGCAAACGTGGCCCTGAGCCTGAACGAAGACGGAGTTTTCGTTATGGAGGAAACTGACAGGGTCTACGGAATCCTCTACCAAGTAGGTTACAAGGACTTCCTCGTTGAATCCAAAACGGAAGACTACACCTTGATTTCGGTTCACGAGGGCTACAACCTCAAGAGGGGCACCTTCAAGAGGACGTACTACAAGCTACCGGGCTTCGAGAAGATCACCGAAGAGGAGCATAGGCTCTGGGATCTCGCTTCCCAGCTGGCTATAGGGAGCATCTTTTTCAGGGAATGGAAGCTCATCACAAGAAACGAGCATGGGATCAACGGTGTTTCCCACCTGCTCTACTTCAGAAGGCCGAAGAAGAACACCGCTAGAGAGGTGCTCGCTGATTTTTGA
- a CDS encoding metallophosphoesterase, with the protein MNSFEAFKRLSLEIETSRGRTLLMADPHIGFELSRGLRIRTHFEERLAQFIVEKDPDLLVLLGDVKEPIGMSFTMKRLLMGFFSELKEIPTIITKGNHDGRIEEVAEKFPNVEVREHILTDDILLLHGHTNLPKVEFCEAYLGHIHPAYTFKSGGVAKKTKIFLRVGRFLILPSVNPFIEGFDVREGIKMIPFLKDTKSGKAFLPEGIYVGEVPFR; encoded by the coding sequence ATGAACTCTTTTGAAGCATTTAAAAGGCTCTCACTGGAAATTGAAACTTCACGTGGAAGAACTCTTCTCATGGCAGATCCGCATATAGGATTCGAGCTTTCCCGCGGGCTGAGGATAAGGACGCATTTCGAGGAGAGACTGGCTCAGTTCATAGTCGAAAAGGACCCAGACTTGCTGGTTCTTCTGGGGGACGTTAAGGAGCCAATAGGGATGAGTTTCACCATGAAAAGACTCTTAATGGGATTCTTTTCCGAACTGAAGGAAATTCCGACGATTATAACCAAGGGCAACCATGACGGAAGAATAGAGGAAGTTGCCGAAAAGTTTCCGAACGTTGAGGTCAGGGAACACATCCTGACCGACGATATACTCCTTCTACACGGCCATACAAATCTGCCGAAGGTAGAGTTCTGCGAGGCATATCTCGGCCACATTCATCCCGCATACACTTTCAAATCCGGAGGGGTAGCCAAGAAAACCAAGATTTTCCTCAGGGTTGGAAGGTTCCTTATTCTACCTTCGGTGAACCCGTTCATTGAGGGCTTCGACGTGAGAGAAGGTATAAAGATGATACCCTTCCTGAAAGACACCAAGAGTGGAAAAGCTTTTCTACCAGAAGGAATCTACGTGGGCGAAGTTCCCTTCAGATAG
- a CDS encoding DNA-directed RNA polymerase, with protein MYKLLKIKDVVRIPPRMFTMDPKEAAKIVLRETYEGIYDRDEGVILAVMDVEEISQGVVVPGDGATYHEVVFDVLVWKPEMHEVVEGEVIDVAPYGAFIRIGPMDGLVHISQLMDDYVVFDEKNKQFLGKETKRILKLGDEVKARIIAISIKSRVIRENKIGLTMRQPGLGKSDWIAKEKRKEEAEEA; from the coding sequence ATGTACAAGCTCCTGAAGATTAAGGATGTTGTAAGGATTCCCCCCCGGATGTTCACCATGGATCCCAAGGAGGCGGCAAAGATAGTCCTCAGGGAAACTTACGAGGGTATCTACGACAGGGATGAGGGGGTTATTTTAGCCGTCATGGATGTTGAAGAGATAAGCCAGGGTGTCGTCGTTCCCGGCGATGGCGCAACCTACCACGAGGTTGTCTTCGACGTCCTCGTCTGGAAGCCCGAGATGCACGAGGTTGTTGAGGGAGAGGTTATAGACGTCGCTCCCTACGGAGCCTTCATAAGGATCGGTCCGATGGACGGTCTCGTTCACATCTCACAGCTTATGGACGATTACGTAGTCTTCGACGAGAAGAACAAGCAGTTCCTCGGTAAGGAGACCAAGAGAATCCTCAAGCTTGGAGACGAGGTCAAAGCGAGAATTATAGCGATAAGCATTAAGAGCCGCGTTATCAGGGAGAATAAGATAGGCCTCACCATGCGCCAGCCCGGCCTTGGCAAGTCCGACTGGATAGCTAAGGAGAAGCGCAAGGAGGAGGCTGAGGAGGCATGA
- a CDS encoding sigma factor-like helix-turn-helix DNA-binding protein: MLRLPEGMERIWFLRARGLSEAEIARSLGVSRQAVNKALRDARVKLFEAFFRLAETFSWKVVRINAEKGFAVFEGNCNGPVKVYALYIPGKGVRAVINVDFPDYILEHAVEVGLVERKDLEELVKVIEG; this comes from the coding sequence ATGCTCAGGCTACCTGAGGGTATGGAGAGGATCTGGTTCCTGAGGGCGAGGGGGTTGAGCGAGGCTGAGATCGCCCGCTCGCTGGGGGTATCGCGGCAAGCCGTGAACAAGGCGCTGCGCGATGCCAGGGTAAAGCTTTTTGAGGCCTTCTTTAGGCTCGCCGAGACGTTCTCATGGAAGGTCGTTAGGATAAATGCTGAGAAGGGCTTCGCGGTCTTTGAAGGGAACTGCAATGGTCCGGTCAAGGTCTACGCCCTTTACATTCCTGGGAAAGGGGTTAGGGCCGTCATCAACGTCGATTTTCCAGACTACATCTTAGAGCATGCCGTTGAGGTTGGTCTGGTTGAAAGAAAAGACCTTGAGGAGCTTGTGAAGGTCATTGAGGGCTAA
- the spt4 gene encoding transcription elongation factor subunit Spt4, producing MKERACRHCHYITTEDRCPVCGSRDLSDEWFDLVIITEPEKSKIAQKLGVKVPGKYAIRVR from the coding sequence ATGAAGGAGCGCGCCTGCAGGCACTGCCACTACATAACCACGGAAGACCGCTGCCCTGTCTGCGGCAGCAGGGATCTGAGCGACGAGTGGTTCGACCTCGTCATAATCACTGAACCCGAGAAGTCGAAAATAGCCCAGAAGCTGGGCGTCAAAGTCCCAGGAAAGTACGCCATAAGGGTTAGATGA
- a CDS encoding GTP-dependent dephospho-CoA kinase yields MFHFKLTPELRKELKDPLGKLIRGEIPKPYLMIREELERARHVVTVGDVVTENVLRLGIKPSLAIYDHKTKRQEYSPDIESDAVIMTVQNPPGTITKALLNAIKKGFGLAERGRKVYIKVCGEEDLAAIPAVLYAPEGSVVLYGQPDEGVVLIKVTPECKLKCGRLMSKMEVVRDGD; encoded by the coding sequence ATGTTCCACTTCAAGCTAACCCCCGAGCTCAGGAAGGAGTTAAAGGATCCCCTCGGAAAGCTCATCCGGGGGGAGATACCCAAGCCATACCTCATGATTAGGGAAGAGCTTGAAAGGGCCAGGCACGTTGTCACCGTCGGCGACGTTGTTACAGAAAACGTCCTCAGGCTCGGGATAAAGCCGAGCCTGGCCATCTACGATCATAAAACTAAAAGACAGGAATACAGTCCGGACATTGAGAGCGATGCGGTCATAATGACCGTGCAGAATCCGCCCGGAACAATAACGAAAGCTTTATTAAACGCAATCAAAAAGGGATTTGGACTAGCCGAGAGGGGCAGAAAGGTTTACATAAAGGTGTGCGGAGAGGAAGACCTCGCGGCGATTCCGGCCGTGCTCTACGCCCCCGAGGGCTCGGTGGTGCTCTACGGCCAGCCCGACGAGGGGGTAGTGCTTATAAAGGTAACACCCGAATGCAAGCTCAAGTGCGGGAGGCTCATGTCTAAGATGGAGGTGGTTCGCGATGGAGATTAA
- a CDS encoding nitrilase, translating to MRVAYVQMEPKLLEPEKNYSKAERLIKEAAKEGAKLVVLPELFDTGYNFESRDEVESVAGQIPDGETTEFLVELARDLEVFIVAGTAEKDEKGRLYNSAVIVGPIGWGYIGKYRKVHLFYREKLFFESGNLGFHVFNIGIVKVGVMICFDWFFPESARTLALKGAEIIAHPSNLVMPYAPRAMPIRALENRVYTITANRIGEERGLRFIGKSTIASPKAEVLAVGSEDMEEIGVVEIDLNLTRDKRLNELNDIFKDRRPEFYLL from the coding sequence ATGAGGGTCGCCTATGTCCAGATGGAGCCGAAGCTTTTGGAGCCTGAGAAAAACTACTCCAAAGCGGAGAGGCTTATAAAAGAGGCCGCCAAGGAAGGGGCGAAGCTGGTGGTTCTCCCTGAGCTCTTCGACACCGGCTACAACTTTGAGAGCAGGGACGAGGTGGAGAGCGTCGCCGGCCAGATTCCGGACGGAGAAACCACTGAGTTTCTTGTTGAGCTTGCCAGGGATCTTGAGGTCTTCATCGTCGCGGGAACTGCAGAGAAAGATGAGAAAGGAAGGCTCTACAATTCCGCAGTAATAGTTGGCCCGATAGGCTGGGGCTATATCGGGAAGTACCGCAAGGTTCACCTCTTCTACCGCGAGAAGCTCTTCTTCGAGTCCGGAAACCTCGGCTTCCACGTTTTCAATATCGGCATCGTAAAGGTCGGAGTTATGATATGCTTTGACTGGTTCTTCCCAGAATCGGCAAGAACGCTCGCTCTGAAGGGAGCGGAGATAATAGCCCACCCGAGCAACCTCGTCATGCCTTATGCGCCGAGGGCCATGCCAATCAGGGCCTTGGAGAACCGTGTTTACACTATAACCGCTAATCGCATAGGCGAGGAGCGGGGCCTTAGGTTCATAGGCAAGAGCACAATAGCCTCACCGAAGGCCGAAGTTTTGGCGGTGGGAAGTGAGGATATGGAAGAGATTGGTGTCGTCGAGATTGACCTGAACCTCACCAGGGACAAGAGGCTCAATGAGCTCAACGACATATTCAAGGACAGACGGCCTGAGTTCTACCTCCTGTGA
- a CDS encoding DUF4910 domain-containing protein, with the protein MRRFLKETEVFDSTNVLHYIAEISQFHRIQGSKELPEAVRFIKEELRIWGVNAQLFEEFYDGKSWYLTLKSPIAWDLVYGKVELLGNTLTTSLSPLVVMAHSPGGKAEGEVVHIVREEDWEKAKEKIVLVGREWREAYRKANEAGARAFIAYREGTGDAIPYIGLFLTKDELEWARIPAVAISESLANRVINKLNSGETVKAKIEVETQINERQVLPILYAEIGKPPFILFTAHICHPKPGANDNASGSAMLIELARVLNGLYNDSFRFGFAFLWIPEYYGTQAFIEKYAKLDKYYAVINLDMVAGSEDRAGSTVMLVRTPASRFSIVSGVLEYFLELSNGARKSFSGSPMPRLKLKSYPYEMGSDHDVFNFFGIPSVMPITWPDRFYHSSEDTIDKVSKATIELIGKAVLATALALAKAEKEELQRFARGYAMKYLGELGRDRDTERIERLVMTGLARDSRFLGIESGHEFERRPWLRWVKKGRVSGELIKEADKEAYEEFKELTRDRKILVHLHELLMLGEFLPKEEAFEALEEEFGEVNREKLKKLVDVLEKTGVIELL; encoded by the coding sequence ATGAGACGCTTTCTGAAGGAGACTGAGGTTTTTGACTCAACGAACGTTCTCCACTACATTGCCGAGATAAGCCAGTTCCACAGGATACAGGGCTCGAAGGAACTCCCCGAGGCAGTGAGGTTCATTAAAGAGGAGCTGAGGATCTGGGGAGTTAACGCCCAGCTCTTTGAGGAGTTTTACGACGGGAAGAGCTGGTATCTGACATTGAAGTCTCCGATAGCCTGGGATTTGGTCTATGGAAAGGTTGAGCTCCTCGGAAATACCCTAACAACATCTCTAAGCCCACTCGTCGTCATGGCTCACTCCCCAGGCGGAAAGGCAGAGGGCGAAGTGGTTCACATAGTCCGGGAAGAGGACTGGGAAAAAGCGAAGGAGAAGATAGTTCTCGTGGGAAGGGAATGGCGTGAGGCTTACAGAAAGGCCAACGAGGCTGGTGCTAGGGCTTTCATAGCTTACCGTGAGGGAACCGGGGATGCAATCCCCTACATCGGCCTCTTTCTCACTAAGGATGAACTCGAATGGGCAAGGATCCCTGCCGTTGCAATTTCGGAGAGCCTCGCCAATAGGGTCATAAACAAGCTGAATTCGGGAGAAACAGTTAAAGCGAAAATAGAGGTCGAGACCCAGATAAACGAGCGTCAGGTTCTCCCGATCCTCTACGCCGAGATAGGTAAGCCTCCTTTCATACTCTTCACCGCCCACATCTGTCACCCAAAGCCTGGAGCCAACGACAACGCCAGCGGAAGCGCAATGCTCATAGAGCTCGCGAGGGTTCTGAACGGCCTATACAATGACTCCTTCCGCTTTGGCTTTGCCTTCCTTTGGATACCCGAGTACTACGGAACCCAGGCCTTCATCGAGAAGTACGCCAAGCTTGACAAGTACTATGCTGTCATAAACCTCGATATGGTTGCCGGGAGCGAGGACAGGGCAGGCTCGACGGTGATGCTCGTCAGAACGCCGGCTTCGAGATTTTCCATAGTTTCCGGTGTTCTGGAGTACTTCCTCGAGCTTTCCAATGGGGCCAGAAAGAGCTTCTCTGGCAGTCCGATGCCGAGGCTAAAGCTCAAGTCATACCCCTATGAGATGGGCAGCGACCACGACGTCTTCAACTTCTTCGGGATTCCTTCGGTTATGCCTATAACCTGGCCTGACCGCTTCTACCACTCCAGCGAAGATACCATCGATAAGGTGAGCAAGGCAACCATCGAGCTGATTGGTAAGGCTGTTCTGGCGACTGCCCTAGCACTGGCAAAGGCAGAAAAGGAGGAGCTCCAGCGCTTCGCTAGGGGCTATGCCATGAAGTACCTAGGAGAGCTGGGTAGAGACAGAGACACGGAGAGAATAGAGCGGCTTGTCATGACTGGCCTCGCTAGGGATTCGCGCTTCCTCGGGATCGAGAGCGGCCACGAGTTCGAGAGGAGACCGTGGCTCAGGTGGGTCAAGAAGGGAAGAGTATCCGGTGAGTTGATTAAGGAAGCGGATAAGGAAGCCTACGAGGAGTTTAAAGAGCTGACTAGGGACAGGAAGATTCTCGTCCACCTCCACGAACTCCTGATGCTCGGCGAGTTTCTGCCGAAGGAAGAGGCCTTTGAGGCTTTAGAAGAGGAGTTCGGAGAGGTGAATAGGGAAAAGCTCAAGAAGCTGGTCGATGTGCTCGAAAAAACGGGAGTCATTGAGCTCCTCTAG